One Clupea harengus chromosome 12, Ch_v2.0.2, whole genome shotgun sequence DNA segment encodes these proteins:
- the LOC116222939 gene encoding docking protein 2-like, whose product MEGNIRRKGMLYIQQQRFGKRWKKMWCVLYGESRCSASRLELYEYKQASSSGQLTGACSGADPHLLRRQDSKRVLLLRDCISVEEMELMDCPRDCVSFIVETAEKRFLFAALFTEFRHWVAGLCELAFPMNTAKSGGLDQTVRQQSSRNSLHAQMVENTLYERTDTAGDFPVSVVRTGASNRWQLHGAYILTPEPDRLLLKDPICKEILFIWPYCFIRKFGQDKSTFSFEAGRRCESGEGVFEFATSRADSLFSIINTAISTSQEMPRPCLQPSRSLKVQRAPEPDVTQVNVRGYQVPESMLPPTQGTPPKADRQLKRLTPSFRSLSLNAIKIPNKDLVRTVSSCPPLKHEDREVIYAKVSRQKLIDQVPQEECTCGGGSHALEDPTSMQVPPMSMQVPSETCVNFPQHSAFEALQQPEGRRSNKEHESETEQFSEMPCDHSDQLDAEERADADHIYDDPEGCLADPQWAGACVVYDDPEDVKTDLKPDQGHADLGRVLDVHDDFLYDNVMTRGQ is encoded by the exons agatggaagaagatgtggtgtgtgctgtaCGGCGAGAGCAGGTGCTCCGCGTCCCGTCTGGAGCTGTACGAATACAAGCAGGCTTCCTCTTCCGGGCAGCTCACAGGGGCCTGCAGCGGGGCTGACCCCCACCTGCTCCGCAGACAGGACAGCAAGCGGGTCCTCCTGCTGAGGGACTGCATCAGCGTGGAggagatggagctgatggaCTGCCCGAGAGACTGTGTCTCCTTTATCGTGGAGACCGCAGAGAAGCGCTTCCTGTTTGCAGCTCTATTTACAGAGTTCAGGCACTGGGTCGCTGGGTTGTGTGAGCTGGCCTTCCCT ATGAACACGGCTAAAAGTGGTGGATTGGATCAAACTGTCAGGCAGCAGTCTTCCAGGAATTCACTACATGCACAGATGGTGGAGAACACGCTCTATGAAAGAACAGATACTG CAGGTGACTTCCCAGTGTCGGTGGTGAGGACAGGGGCCTCTAACAGGTGGCAGCTACATGGGGCTTACATCCTGACACCCGAACCCGACCGACTTCTCCTCAAGGACCCCATATGCAAAGAGATCCTCTTCATCTGGCCTTACTGCTTTATCAGGAAATTCGGCCAAGACAAG TCCACATTTTCCTTTGAGGCTGGACGCAGATGTGAGTCTGGAGAGGGGGTCTTTGAGTTTGCCACCAGCCGTGCTGATAGCCTCTTCAGCATTATCAACACAGCCATCTCCACTTCTCAAGAGATGCCAAGGCCCTGTTTACAACCTTCCAGAAGCCTGAAAGTGCAGCGCGCTCCTGAACCAGATGTGACCCAGGTCAATGTGCGCGGCTATCAGGTCCCCGAGAGCATGCTGCCCCCAACACAGGGGACGCCTCCGAAGGCTGATCGTCAGTTGAAAAGACTGACTCCCTCTTTCAGGAGCCTATCACTCAATGCAATTAAAATCCCAAACAAAGACCTGGTGAGGACCGTATCCAGCTGCCCTCCACTCAAACATGAGGACCGGGAGGTGATCTATGCCAAGGTCTCCCGGCAGAAGCTTATAGATCAGGTGCCACAGGAGGAATGCACCTGTGGTGGTGGAAGTCATGCTCTAGAAGATCCCACGTCCATGCAGGTTCCCCCCATGTCCATGCAGGTTCCGTCCGAGACATGCGTGAACTTTCCACAGCACAGTGCCTTTGAAGCACTGCAGCAGCCCGAGGGAAGACGAAGCAACAAGGAGCATGAGTCAGAGACGGAGCAGTTCTCAGAGATGCCATGTGATCACAGCGATCAATTAGATGCTGAAGAGCGAGCTGACGCAGACCACATCTACGATGACCCAGAGGGCTGCCTGGCTGACCCACAGTGGGCTGGGGCTTGTGTAGTTTATGACGATCCGGAGGATGTCAAAACTGACCTTAAACCCGACCAAGGTCACGCAGACCTGGGGAGGGTTCTTGATGTTCACGACGACTTCCTATATGACAATGTGATGACTAGaggacagtaa